A genomic segment from Polyangium mundeleinium encodes:
- a CDS encoding S41 family peptidase has protein sequence MGRRLATRAWYFAAATAIVAIAAQRPAEPPKAAARGIALWSLRTLDVVDEEALGVECGAPSDGGLVLPTGAPAALSCDAARTIFAQVRTNLAAPVTDVEAAKFADGVVDWLDPHGLWSVAPDAPVAPLVRREGERLLRELEAAPNGGPCAAADVIGASLATWMKTLRAAFDEGLRDGRPEGRAPHRSPAEVWRTVTAAPFEDGPITRNGRELARELGREVGSARAAYGAPLDPFVTAAGQRLFPDLTAESWGRVVIAAAVRAYVPQLDAHGAWAPLDEEISIYDLDLETNPPLRLWSEMTRTALGIRIDRGALAPLLDGDVVLSVRGVPLAGMSVEQAEQTALVEGAPHGPPASVTILRPHVAQPMELVVTPAPPREGPAPPAEPSELPFDAVRYADGRVAIVTIADVPDDLGDRIGAALARVRAARDIRGVLLDLRANGGGSTDGAMAALGHFLPGAALFPMRRRDGGVEVERAPEVPAEASYAGPLAVLVDGDSASAAEMIAGAIASYRRGVVIGDRTYGKGCAQEYLDDEARAGVLRLTTLLFSLPDGAPVQKVGISPQITLSLPAATEREARLARALEPWRGPDVRDPGLVREVPWALHGGRVGPCRDETVCRALRALGTSVAAAR, from the coding sequence GTGGGCAGGCGTCTCGCAACCAGAGCGTGGTACTTCGCAGCCGCCACCGCCATCGTCGCGATCGCAGCGCAGCGGCCGGCCGAGCCTCCGAAAGCCGCGGCGCGCGGCATCGCCCTTTGGTCGCTGCGCACGCTCGACGTCGTGGACGAAGAGGCCCTCGGCGTGGAGTGCGGCGCGCCTTCGGACGGCGGCCTCGTCCTTCCGACGGGCGCGCCCGCGGCGCTCTCCTGCGACGCCGCGCGCACCATCTTCGCGCAGGTCCGCACGAACCTCGCGGCGCCGGTCACCGACGTCGAAGCCGCAAAGTTTGCCGATGGGGTTGTCGACTGGCTCGACCCCCACGGGCTCTGGTCCGTCGCGCCTGACGCGCCCGTCGCGCCGCTCGTGCGCCGCGAGGGAGAGCGGCTCCTGCGGGAGCTCGAAGCGGCGCCGAATGGAGGCCCCTGCGCTGCGGCGGACGTCATCGGCGCGTCGCTCGCGACCTGGATGAAGACGCTGCGCGCCGCCTTCGACGAGGGCCTGCGCGATGGCCGCCCCGAAGGCCGCGCTCCGCATCGCTCGCCCGCCGAGGTCTGGCGCACGGTGACCGCGGCGCCCTTCGAGGACGGGCCGATCACGCGCAATGGTCGCGAGCTCGCGCGGGAGCTTGGGCGCGAGGTCGGCTCCGCGCGGGCCGCGTACGGCGCGCCGCTCGATCCTTTCGTCACCGCGGCGGGCCAGCGGCTCTTCCCGGATCTCACGGCCGAGTCGTGGGGCCGGGTCGTCATCGCGGCCGCGGTGCGCGCGTACGTGCCCCAGCTCGACGCGCATGGCGCGTGGGCGCCGCTCGACGAGGAGATCTCGATCTACGACCTCGACCTCGAGACGAACCCGCCGCTGCGCCTCTGGTCGGAGATGACGCGGACGGCGCTCGGCATCCGGATCGATCGGGGCGCGCTCGCGCCGCTGCTCGACGGGGACGTCGTGCTCTCCGTGCGGGGCGTGCCGCTCGCGGGCATGAGCGTCGAGCAGGCCGAGCAAACCGCGCTCGTCGAAGGCGCGCCGCATGGGCCGCCGGCGTCCGTGACGATCCTCCGGCCGCACGTCGCGCAGCCCATGGAGCTCGTCGTCACGCCCGCGCCTCCACGGGAAGGCCCCGCGCCTCCGGCCGAACCCTCGGAGCTACCTTTCGACGCCGTCCGGTATGCGGACGGTCGCGTCGCCATCGTCACGATCGCGGACGTCCCCGACGACCTCGGCGATCGGATCGGGGCGGCGCTCGCGCGGGTCCGCGCGGCGCGCGACATCCGCGGGGTGCTCCTCGACCTGCGCGCAAACGGCGGGGGCTCGACGGACGGCGCCATGGCGGCGCTCGGCCATTTCCTCCCCGGCGCGGCGCTTTTTCCAATGCGCCGGCGTGATGGTGGTGTCGAGGTCGAGCGCGCGCCCGAGGTGCCTGCGGAGGCGTCGTATGCGGGGCCGCTCGCGGTGCTCGTGGACGGCGACTCCGCGAGCGCGGCGGAGATGATCGCGGGGGCGATCGCCAGTTATCGACGTGGCGTGGTCATTGGAGACCGTACGTATGGCAAAGGATGCGCGCAGGAATACCTCGACGACGAGGCGCGCGCGGGTGTCCTTCGTTTGACGACATTGCTCTTTTCTTTGCCGGATGGCGCGCCGGTCCAGAAAGTCGGCATATCGCCGCAGATCACGTTGTCGCTCCCGGCGGCGACCGAGCGGGAGGCGCGGCTCGCGCGGGCGCTCGAGCCTTGGCGCGGCCCTGACGTGCGGGATCCTGGGCTCGTGCGCGAGGTGCCGTGGGCGCTGCATGGCGGGCGTGTCGGTCCTTGCCGGGACGAGACGGTGTGCCGCGCGCTGCGGGCGCTCGGGACGTCCGTGGCCGCCGCGCGCTGA
- a CDS encoding metallophosphoesterase family protein translates to MKFFHAADIHLDSPLRGLDRYEGAPADKLRGATRRALEALVEACIAEAVDFLLIAGDLYDGDWTDYNTGLFFVRQMARLREAGIRVYIVRGNHDAKSKILRLPEGVHELSTSRAETVLLDDVGVAVHGRGYARAETTEDLALTYPAPRSDYFNIGLLHTAAEGREGHAPYAPCRVESLVQKGYDYWALGHVHAREILHEKPWIVFPGNLQGRHARETGPKGASLVTVEDGRVKSVEHRVLDVARWASCQVDASPARSPDDVLELCRAALSNEVEAADGRVVCARIVLTGASRAHAALVRDVGHWRGEIRGLANDLGEAWIEKVELRTRTPADLDALAQNDNPIGGLLKTLRFLRDDDDALDKLGKELTDIVGKLPQEFFQGDAAAKITDLSVLRRIVDELPDYLLPQLSGEGDEA, encoded by the coding sequence ATGAAGTTCTTTCACGCGGCGGACATCCACCTCGACAGTCCTCTGCGCGGGCTGGATCGATACGAGGGGGCGCCCGCGGACAAACTCCGCGGCGCGACGCGGCGGGCGCTCGAAGCCCTCGTCGAGGCGTGTATCGCCGAGGCCGTCGATTTCCTCCTCATCGCCGGCGACCTCTACGACGGCGACTGGACCGACTACAACACGGGCCTCTTCTTCGTGCGGCAGATGGCGCGCCTCCGCGAGGCCGGCATCCGCGTGTACATCGTCCGCGGCAACCACGACGCGAAGAGCAAGATCCTACGTTTGCCCGAGGGCGTGCACGAGCTCTCGACCTCCCGCGCGGAGACCGTGCTCCTCGACGACGTCGGCGTCGCCGTGCACGGCCGCGGCTACGCCCGCGCCGAGACGACCGAGGACCTCGCGCTGACCTACCCCGCGCCGCGATCCGACTACTTCAACATCGGCCTGCTCCACACCGCTGCCGAGGGCCGCGAGGGGCACGCGCCGTATGCGCCATGCCGCGTCGAGTCCCTCGTTCAGAAGGGCTACGACTACTGGGCCCTCGGGCACGTGCACGCGCGCGAGATCTTGCACGAAAAACCCTGGATCGTGTTTCCCGGCAATTTGCAGGGCCGCCACGCGCGCGAGACCGGGCCCAAGGGCGCGAGCCTGGTCACGGTCGAGGACGGGCGCGTGAAATCGGTCGAGCACCGCGTCCTCGACGTCGCGCGCTGGGCCTCCTGCCAGGTCGACGCCTCGCCCGCGCGCTCGCCCGATGACGTCCTCGAGCTTTGCCGCGCCGCGCTCTCGAACGAGGTCGAGGCCGCCGACGGACGCGTCGTCTGCGCCCGCATCGTCCTCACCGGCGCGAGCCGTGCGCATGCTGCCCTCGTGCGCGACGTCGGACACTGGCGTGGCGAGATCCGCGGCCTCGCGAACGACCTCGGCGAGGCGTGGATCGAGAAGGTCGAGCTGCGCACGCGCACGCCGGCCGACCTCGACGCGCTCGCGCAGAACGACAACCCCATCGGCGGGCTCCTGAAGACGCTGCGCTTCCTCCGCGACGACGACGACGCGCTCGACAAGCTTGGCAAGGAGCTCACGGACATCGTCGGCAAGCTCCCGCAGGAGTTCTTCCAGGGGGACGCCGCCGCGAAGATCACCGATCTCTCGGTCCTCCGGCGCATCGTCGATGAGCTGCCGGACTACCTCCTGCCGCAGCTCTCCGGAGAGGGAGACGAGGCTTGA
- a CDS encoding 3D domain-containing protein, which produces MRPLTLALVACLSGAACATAAGQAWVQGEGEPAREAEHRGWSETRGARAGFLGQESAPVRTPLAPPDTTPASAPASSAEEVVSITAQGSAAGPAAAFRNGERFRNTYYDFPKEDAGPKDATIYDASCKPLTNVTQDFHDRVCVQGSGRLSTGETVSFAKRDCTCAAVCPRTSQKICFERLDPARFPTGRGALGKPITPLRSVAVDSSVIPLGTVLFIPEFKGVNLPEGGRHDGCFVAEDRGMKVVGRQIDVFTGDPAATIRLNALVPSNRGVRVYADDARCRSLVARGP; this is translated from the coding sequence ATGCGACCTTTGACCCTGGCGCTCGTCGCCTGCCTCTCGGGCGCCGCATGCGCGACCGCAGCCGGGCAAGCCTGGGTGCAAGGCGAAGGCGAGCCCGCGCGAGAAGCCGAGCATCGTGGTTGGTCGGAGACGCGCGGAGCGCGGGCCGGGTTTCTTGGACAGGAGAGCGCTCCCGTTCGAACGCCGCTCGCGCCGCCTGACACCACGCCCGCGTCCGCTCCCGCGTCGAGCGCCGAGGAGGTCGTGAGCATCACGGCGCAAGGCTCGGCCGCGGGGCCCGCAGCGGCGTTCCGCAACGGCGAGCGCTTCCGCAACACGTACTACGACTTCCCCAAAGAAGACGCGGGCCCGAAGGACGCGACGATCTACGACGCGAGCTGCAAGCCGCTCACGAACGTCACGCAAGACTTCCACGATCGCGTCTGCGTGCAGGGCAGCGGCCGCCTCTCGACGGGCGAGACCGTGAGCTTCGCGAAACGCGACTGCACTTGCGCCGCGGTCTGCCCGCGCACAAGCCAGAAGATCTGCTTCGAACGGCTCGACCCCGCCCGCTTCCCGACGGGCCGCGGCGCCCTCGGCAAGCCCATCACGCCGCTGCGCTCGGTGGCCGTGGACTCGTCGGTGATCCCGCTCGGGACCGTGCTCTTCATCCCCGAGTTCAAGGGCGTGAACTTGCCCGAAGGCGGGCGCCACGACGGCTGCTTCGTCGCCGAGGATCGCGGCATGAAGGTCGTGGGGCGTCAGATCGATGTCTTCACCGGAGATCCCGCCGCGACGATCCGCTTGAACGCGCTCGTGCCCTCGAACCGCGGCGTACGTGTCTACGCAGACGACGCGCGCTGCCGCTCGCTCGTCGCCCGCGGGCCCTGA
- a CDS encoding sigma-70 family RNA polymerase sigma factor, which produces MSRSPTVFAHAPRQRELDKREPLTPESERDLAERFRSGDRNAGRRIVEACLPFVMTIALEYRRWGIPIEDLVQEGNIGLLKAAERFDPSRGCRLVTYAAYWIRAEIREHVARGYRIVRLGSSKSERRVLRLYRRTHERDPDVLAAQSGLPRERVMALLPLLMARDVSLDKKNPEGDAPLDRLASPLPSPEDQACEDEAQRQVATALRQIVTELSPREQKIAKARWLSEDPATLEELGADFGVSKERVRQIEERAKKRVRARLTELLHQQERSRPPLLAG; this is translated from the coding sequence GTGAGCCGAAGTCCCACCGTCTTCGCCCACGCTCCGCGCCAGCGCGAGCTCGACAAGCGCGAGCCCTTGACGCCCGAGTCGGAGCGCGACCTCGCGGAGCGCTTCCGAAGCGGTGACCGCAACGCGGGTCGCCGCATCGTGGAAGCATGTCTGCCCTTCGTGATGACCATCGCCCTCGAGTACCGGCGCTGGGGCATCCCGATCGAGGACCTCGTCCAGGAAGGCAACATCGGCCTCTTGAAGGCGGCCGAGCGCTTCGACCCGTCACGCGGCTGTCGGCTCGTGACGTACGCCGCGTACTGGATCCGCGCCGAGATCCGCGAGCACGTGGCGCGCGGCTACCGGATCGTGCGGCTCGGCTCGTCGAAGAGCGAGCGGCGCGTCTTGCGCCTCTACCGCCGCACGCACGAGCGGGATCCGGACGTCCTCGCCGCGCAGAGCGGGCTGCCTCGGGAGCGCGTGATGGCGCTGCTGCCGCTGCTCATGGCGCGCGACGTGAGCCTGGACAAGAAGAACCCCGAGGGCGACGCGCCGCTCGATCGGCTCGCCTCGCCGCTCCCCTCGCCCGAGGATCAAGCCTGCGAGGACGAGGCGCAGCGGCAGGTCGCCACGGCGCTGCGGCAGATCGTCACGGAGCTGTCGCCGCGCGAGCAGAAGATCGCGAAGGCCCGCTGGCTCAGCGAGGACCCCGCGACGCTCGAAGAGCTCGGCGCCGACTTCGGCGTGAGCAAGGAGCGCGTGCGGCAGATCGAGGAGCGCGCAAAGAAGCGCGTCCGCGCGCGGCTCACCGAGCTCTTGCACCAGCAGGAACGAAGTCGCCCCCCTCTCCTGGCCGGCTGA
- a CDS encoding J domain-containing protein yields the protein MAASPPVPTTGMPFVVPPGLVPTAEANLVQTPLLHLYVYLLDKVLSGTLVLTTKTGARAAVSFDEGTPTRVMDAAGTRYAERTPLERAMIKLCEIEPETRYAFYAGHDLLAERGAEVPRVEPLAVIMAGARACVGAPQAEATLGRIEDVPMGIASGATPERFRLTPEERALVERLRKQRTTLVDLARTSGVPPRIVRGVVYGMTITRHLDFGGSTRPPVGLERVAAARAAMVSDPTGWRPTTGTTGLQHVDQTGTRPRDEVLRAAETKTGPLQAVRREGTGPLQAVKRAPDMTGPAPAVQPQPAPPNNEKRRAEIEAKLASAPNEDHFQMLGVPREVTSTDVRNAYFKLALVYHPDKLPRDLHDLKPRVARLFASINAAYEALKDDTGRAQYIASLDAGTVDEQAQVERVVNAALEFEKAEVFLRKNDLASCEACVRRAVSADPEQPAYTALLAWVVASRRPLPPVPEEGKTNNVYDDCITQLDGVLKAEPDYEKALLYRARLLKLAGRIHQSYRDFKRVTVISPKNIEATREVRLYEMRHPPEDDGPGSNPAGRGLLGKLFHKKR from the coding sequence ATGGCTGCTTCGCCCCCTGTCCCCACGACCGGAATGCCCTTCGTCGTCCCTCCGGGGCTCGTACCGACGGCGGAAGCAAACCTGGTGCAGACGCCGCTCCTGCACCTCTACGTGTACCTGCTCGACAAGGTCCTCTCGGGGACGCTCGTGCTGACCACGAAGACGGGCGCGCGCGCCGCGGTGTCGTTCGACGAGGGAACACCGACGCGCGTCATGGACGCCGCAGGCACGCGGTACGCCGAACGGACGCCGCTCGAGCGGGCCATGATCAAGCTGTGCGAGATCGAGCCCGAGACACGGTACGCGTTTTACGCGGGGCACGACCTGCTCGCGGAGCGGGGCGCCGAGGTGCCGCGCGTCGAGCCGCTCGCGGTGATCATGGCCGGCGCCCGCGCGTGCGTCGGGGCGCCGCAGGCCGAGGCGACGCTGGGCCGGATCGAAGACGTCCCGATGGGGATCGCGAGCGGGGCGACGCCGGAGCGGTTCCGGCTGACGCCCGAGGAGCGCGCGCTCGTCGAGCGGCTGCGCAAGCAACGGACGACGCTCGTCGACCTCGCCAGGACGAGCGGCGTGCCCCCGCGCATCGTGCGCGGCGTCGTGTACGGAATGACGATCACGCGGCACCTCGATTTCGGCGGCTCCACGCGCCCGCCCGTGGGGCTCGAGCGCGTCGCCGCCGCGCGCGCCGCGATGGTCTCCGACCCAACAGGGTGGCGGCCGACGACGGGCACGACGGGCCTGCAGCACGTGGATCAGACCGGGACGCGGCCGCGGGACGAGGTGTTGCGCGCGGCGGAGACCAAGACCGGTCCGCTCCAGGCCGTCCGGCGCGAGGGGACCGGGCCGCTCCAGGCCGTCAAACGTGCGCCCGACATGACCGGACCCGCGCCGGCGGTCCAGCCGCAACCAGCGCCCCCGAACAACGAGAAGCGCCGCGCCGAGATCGAGGCCAAGCTCGCCTCCGCCCCGAACGAGGACCATTTCCAGATGCTCGGCGTCCCGCGCGAGGTGACGTCGACCGACGTTCGGAACGCCTACTTCAAGCTGGCGCTCGTGTACCACCCGGACAAACTTCCGAGGGACCTGCACGACCTCAAGCCTCGGGTGGCGCGGCTCTTCGCGTCCATCAACGCGGCCTACGAGGCGCTGAAGGACGACACGGGGCGCGCCCAGTACATCGCCTCGCTCGATGCCGGCACGGTCGACGAGCAGGCCCAGGTCGAGCGCGTGGTGAATGCGGCGCTCGAATTCGAAAAGGCCGAGGTCTTCCTGCGCAAGAACGACCTCGCCTCCTGCGAGGCCTGCGTGCGGCGCGCCGTGTCCGCCGATCCCGAGCAACCCGCCTATACGGCGTTGCTCGCCTGGGTGGTGGCGAGCCGCAGGCCGCTCCCGCCGGTGCCCGAGGAGGGCAAGACGAACAACGTTTACGACGACTGCATCACGCAGCTCGACGGCGTGCTCAAGGCCGAGCCCGATTACGAGAAGGCGCTGCTTTATCGCGCCAGGCTGCTCAAGCTCGCCGGGCGAATCCACCAGTCCTACCGGGACTTCAAGCGCGTCACGGTGATCAGCCCGAAGAACATCGAGGCGACGCGCGAGGTGCGTCTCTACGAAATGAGGCACCCGCCCGAGGACGACGGGCCCGGCTCGAACCCCGCAGGTCGGGGGCTGCTCGGCAAGCTCTTCCACAAGAAGCGTTGA
- a CDS encoding hotdog fold thioesterase — protein MLDLNVFRQLAEELIPFNKWLGVKVEHLARGHVTLSIPWREELIGDPIRQALHGGLISTLADTAGGLCVWTEIENPMLGRVSTVDLRVDYLRPGRREMLVGDATTVRVGAKLGWADVRLYHPSAASELVATARGVYALKTPKQPNRDT, from the coding sequence ATGTTGGATCTGAACGTCTTTCGGCAGCTCGCCGAGGAGCTCATCCCTTTCAACAAGTGGCTCGGCGTCAAGGTCGAGCACCTCGCGCGGGGCCACGTGACGCTCTCGATTCCGTGGCGCGAGGAGCTCATCGGGGATCCCATCCGACAAGCGCTGCACGGGGGCTTGATCAGCACGCTCGCCGACACCGCAGGCGGGCTCTGCGTCTGGACCGAGATCGAAAATCCGATGCTCGGCCGCGTCTCCACCGTGGATCTGCGCGTCGATTACCTCCGGCCCGGGCGCCGCGAGATGCTGGTCGGCGACGCCACCACGGTGCGGGTCGGCGCGAAGCTCGGCTGGGCCGATGTCCGGCTCTACCACCCGAGCGCCGCGTCCGAGCTCGTGGCGACGGCCCGCGGTGTCTACGCGCTGAAGACCCCGAAGCAGCCCAACCGAGACACCTGA
- the typA gene encoding translational GTPase TypA, which produces MARKDLRNIAIVAHVDHGKTTLVDHMLRQAGAFRDNEVVAERVMDSNDLERERGITILAKNTSVRWKGVKINIVDTPGHSDFGGEVERTLMMADGALLLVDAAEGPLPQTRFVLSKCLERGFPLIVVINKIDRQDARPHEVLSEVFDLFCDLGASDAQTDFPMVYAIGKLGQCKRELEDELTNLVPLFETVLARVPAPEGDPDEPLQVIVCNTTHDDYVGRLAVGRIVRGSIRQAGDVVVLGENGKVTKGAVKALFTFEGLKRVNADSAQVGEVVAIAGLDVNIGDTIADPQRPEALERIVVEEPTIKMKIGVNTSPFAGKSKQSKFLTSRQLKDRLEREARKNLAIRVEPTDSPDTFLVLGRGELQLAILVETMRREGYEMQLSNPEVVTREIEGQAMEPVELVVIDVPETYVGIVTERLSTRRGRMVKMTNPGFGRARLEFQVPSRGLIGFRGEFLTSTRGTGLLNTMFDGWTPWGGPMMRRPTGAIVADRMGVATPYALHHLQPRGTFFLVPGVEVYEGMICGEHNRPNDTDCNVIKEKKLSNIRNHGKDENVLLASPRLLTIETAMEWIDADELVEVTPEAVRVRKKVLAVNLRDRREDAIEQAQAVE; this is translated from the coding sequence ATGGCCCGCAAGGATCTCCGCAACATCGCCATCGTGGCCCACGTCGACCACGGTAAGACCACGCTCGTCGATCACATGCTCCGTCAGGCAGGCGCTTTCCGCGACAACGAGGTGGTTGCCGAGCGCGTGATGGACTCGAACGACCTCGAGCGCGAGCGAGGAATCACCATCCTTGCGAAGAACACGAGCGTCCGCTGGAAGGGCGTCAAGATCAACATCGTCGACACCCCGGGACACTCCGACTTCGGCGGCGAGGTCGAGCGCACCCTCATGATGGCCGACGGCGCGCTCCTGCTCGTCGACGCGGCCGAGGGGCCGCTCCCGCAGACGCGCTTCGTCCTCTCGAAGTGCCTGGAGCGCGGCTTCCCGCTCATCGTCGTCATCAACAAGATCGACCGCCAGGACGCGCGGCCGCACGAGGTCCTCTCCGAGGTCTTCGATCTCTTCTGTGATCTCGGCGCGAGTGACGCGCAGACCGATTTCCCCATGGTCTACGCGATCGGCAAGCTCGGCCAGTGCAAGCGCGAGCTCGAGGACGAGCTGACGAACCTCGTGCCGCTCTTCGAGACGGTGCTCGCGCGTGTCCCCGCGCCCGAGGGCGACCCCGACGAGCCGCTCCAGGTCATCGTCTGCAACACGACGCACGACGACTACGTCGGCAGGCTCGCGGTCGGGCGCATCGTGCGCGGCAGCATCCGGCAGGCCGGCGACGTCGTGGTCCTCGGCGAGAACGGCAAGGTCACGAAGGGCGCGGTGAAGGCGCTCTTCACGTTCGAGGGCCTGAAGCGCGTCAACGCGGACAGCGCGCAGGTGGGCGAGGTGGTGGCCATCGCGGGGCTCGACGTGAACATCGGCGATACGATCGCCGATCCCCAGCGCCCCGAGGCCCTCGAGCGCATCGTCGTCGAGGAGCCGACGATCAAGATGAAGATCGGCGTCAACACCTCGCCGTTCGCGGGCAAGAGCAAGCAGTCGAAGTTCTTGACGAGCCGCCAGCTCAAGGATCGCCTGGAGCGCGAGGCGCGGAAGAACCTGGCGATCCGCGTCGAGCCGACCGACTCGCCCGACACGTTCCTCGTGCTCGGCCGCGGCGAGCTCCAGCTCGCGATCCTCGTCGAGACGATGCGGCGCGAGGGCTACGAGATGCAGCTCTCGAACCCCGAGGTCGTGACGCGCGAGATCGAGGGGCAGGCCATGGAGCCTGTCGAGCTCGTCGTGATCGACGTCCCGGAGACGTACGTCGGCATCGTGACCGAGCGGCTCTCGACGCGGCGCGGGCGCATGGTGAAGATGACGAACCCCGGGTTTGGCCGGGCGCGCCTGGAGTTCCAGGTCCCGTCGCGCGGGCTCATCGGCTTCCGCGGCGAGTTCCTCACGTCGACGCGCGGCACGGGCCTGCTCAACACCATGTTCGACGGCTGGACGCCGTGGGGCGGGCCCATGATGCGCAGGCCCACGGGCGCCATCGTGGCCGATCGCATGGGCGTCGCGACGCCTTACGCGCTCCACCACCTGCAGCCGCGCGGCACGTTTTTCCTCGTGCCCGGCGTCGAGGTGTACGAGGGCATGATCTGCGGCGAGCACAACCGCCCGAACGACACGGACTGCAACGTCATCAAGGAGAAGAAGCTCTCCAACATCCGCAACCACGGCAAGGACGAGAACGTCCTGCTCGCGAGCCCGAGGCTGCTCACGATCGAGACCGCGATGGAGTGGATCGACGCCGACGAACTCGTCGAGGTGACGCCGGAGGCGGTGCGGGTGCGGAAGAAGGTGCTCGCGGTGAACCTTCGCGATCGGCGTGAGGACGCGATCGAGCAGGCACAGGCGGTCGAGTAA